One genomic window of Myxococcales bacterium includes the following:
- a CDS encoding response regulator, which yields MIVIADDCPLARFTLSRELEQRGIAATYVASVEAGRALRANLACALVDLDLGDGSGVELAEHLRSHAPTLPVAFFTASRDTSEARRHGPVFRKPDQLAEAVAWIVAHAAGPSEPRGPGR from the coding sequence ATGATCGTCATCGCGGACGACTGCCCCCTCGCCCGCTTCACGCTCTCGCGCGAGCTCGAGCAGCGAGGGATCGCCGCGACCTACGTCGCCTCGGTGGAGGCCGGACGAGCGCTGCGGGCGAACCTCGCGTGCGCCCTGGTCGACCTCGACCTCGGGGACGGCTCGGGGGTGGAGCTCGCCGAGCACCTCCGAAGCCACGCGCCGACGCTGCCCGTCGCGTTCTTCACGGCCTCGCGCGACACGTCGGAGGCGCGCCGCCACGGCCCCGTCTTCCGAAAACCCGACCAGCTCGCCGAGGCGGTCGCGTGGATCGTGGCCCACGCCGCGGGCCCGAGCGAGCCCCGCGGCCCTGGCCGATGA
- the mce gene encoding methylmalonyl-CoA epimerase: MFKVKKIDHVAVCVADLEGAAAKYREALGLEPREREVVAAQQTEAWLLPLGESSIELISPRGNAGLEKFLEKRGPGLHHIAVEVEGIEGALAFLKGLGVPLLDEAPRAGARGHKVAFLHPRATGGVLVELVEPSHEVEPPA; encoded by the coding sequence ATGTTTAAGGTAAAGAAGATTGATCATGTAGCGGTCTGCGTGGCCGACCTCGAGGGCGCCGCCGCCAAGTACCGCGAGGCGTTGGGTCTCGAGCCGCGCGAGCGCGAGGTGGTCGCCGCCCAGCAGACCGAGGCGTGGCTCCTGCCGCTGGGCGAGTCGAGCATCGAGCTCATCAGCCCCCGGGGAAACGCGGGGCTCGAGAAATTCCTCGAGAAGCGCGGCCCGGGACTGCACCACATCGCCGTGGAGGTCGAGGGCATCGAGGGCGCGCTCGCGTTCCTCAAGGGCCTCGGGGTGCCGCTCCTCGACGAAGCGCCGCGAGCCGGCGCGCGCGGCCACAAAGTGGCGTTCCTGCACCCGCGGGCGACCGGCGGCGTGCTGGTCGAGCTCGTCGAGCCGTCGCACGAGGTCGAGCCCCCCGCCTGA
- a CDS encoding PEGA domain-containing protein, with the protein MNTLRNRLVSAGLVLVTVATATSPAYAAPPGAGKGAKPAPKAATTTPQVKPVDVRATTKDADAKFKAGQYAEALALYETADGAKPSPELAFAIGECQDKLLKLREAVVAYERFLAAVPAKMKDKAEATQKRVAEIKGMPGKVHLDTDPAGGAVLVDGKPFQEKSPTDLDLPPGKHTVRVELEGYEPVERDVEVAYAAKQDLAVTLEKKPEPPPPPPPPPPVAVAPKPAPPPPPPPPPPSKVPAYVTGGIAVAALGVGTGFGIAALSKSSDFKTAPTTSTADSGENAALVADMCFGIAITFGVTSAVLFLTKDPPKAAGVAAAKPAPARVSITPTPYITPQGGGAGALIRF; encoded by the coding sequence TTGAACACGCTTCGCAATCGGCTGGTTTCTGCAGGACTGGTTCTCGTCACCGTGGCGACGGCGACGTCGCCCGCATACGCGGCGCCGCCCGGGGCCGGCAAGGGGGCCAAGCCTGCGCCGAAGGCCGCCACCACCACGCCCCAGGTCAAGCCGGTCGACGTGCGCGCCACCACCAAGGACGCCGACGCGAAATTCAAGGCCGGCCAGTACGCGGAGGCGCTCGCCCTCTACGAGACCGCCGATGGCGCCAAGCCTTCGCCCGAGCTCGCCTTCGCGATCGGCGAGTGCCAGGACAAGCTCCTCAAGCTCCGCGAAGCGGTGGTCGCCTACGAGCGCTTCCTCGCGGCCGTCCCCGCGAAGATGAAGGACAAGGCCGAGGCCACCCAGAAGCGCGTGGCAGAGATCAAGGGCATGCCCGGCAAGGTCCACCTCGACACCGACCCCGCCGGCGGAGCGGTCCTCGTCGACGGCAAGCCCTTCCAAGAGAAGAGCCCGACCGACCTCGACCTGCCGCCCGGCAAGCACACGGTGCGCGTGGAGCTCGAGGGCTACGAGCCGGTGGAGCGCGACGTGGAGGTGGCCTACGCCGCCAAGCAAGACCTCGCGGTGACGCTGGAGAAGAAGCCCGAGCCGCCGCCGCCGCCTCCTCCGCCCCCGCCCGTCGCCGTGGCGCCGAAGCCCGCGCCACCGCCACCGCCGCCGCCGCCGCCGCCGAGCAAGGTGCCTGCGTACGTCACCGGTGGCATCGCCGTCGCCGCGCTCGGCGTCGGCACGGGGTTCGGGATCGCCGCGCTCTCGAAGTCGAGCGACTTCAAGACCGCGCCCACGACCAGCACCGCCGACAGCGGCGAGAACGCCGCGCTCGTCGCCGACATGTGCTTCGGCATCGCGATCACCTTCGGTGTGACCTCCGCCGTCCTCTTCCTCACCAAGGACCCCCCGAAGGCCGCGGGCGTCGCCGCGGCGAAGCCCGCTCCGGCGCGCGTGTCCATCACCCCGACGCCCTACATCACGCCCCAAGGCGGCGGTGCAGGCGCGCTCATACGCTTCTGA
- a CDS encoding PilT/PilU family type 4a pilus ATPase produces MAGQPGASAYGNAAFFAQLLGKAVAANASDIHLRVGAPPSARIRGDLVAFRTDPLRASDTEAIARLVLSDPAKLAKLSELQEHDTAYVVPNVGRFRVNVYRQRGTLAIVLRAIASTIPTMESLGLPATCVQLAERGRGLVLVVGAAGNGKSSTLASMIGHLNATQPLHIVTIEDPIEFLHEDRKASVSQREVQIDTGSFADALRSALRQDPDVILVGEIRDEVTMDVALQAAETGHLVMSTLHTPDVTRTMGRAVSLAPRRAGASEDMRERLASCLQGIVAQRLLPSKSGDGLVLLAEVLVASGTVREAIRRPDNNPSLRELMEKGAHPYGMQTFDMHARELVASGRISREAASEAAVF; encoded by the coding sequence GTGGCGGGGCAGCCGGGCGCCAGCGCGTACGGCAACGCAGCCTTCTTTGCCCAGCTCCTCGGCAAGGCGGTCGCCGCGAACGCGAGCGACATTCATCTGCGCGTCGGGGCGCCGCCGTCCGCGCGCATCCGTGGCGATCTGGTGGCGTTTCGCACCGATCCTTTGCGCGCGTCGGACACCGAAGCCATCGCGCGGCTCGTGCTGTCGGACCCCGCGAAGCTCGCGAAGCTCTCCGAGCTCCAGGAGCACGACACGGCGTACGTCGTGCCGAACGTGGGGCGATTCCGCGTGAACGTGTACCGCCAGCGCGGCACCCTCGCGATTGTCCTGCGCGCCATCGCCTCGACGATCCCGACGATGGAGTCGCTCGGGCTTCCCGCCACGTGCGTTCAGCTCGCGGAGAGGGGCCGCGGCCTCGTGCTCGTGGTCGGCGCCGCCGGCAACGGGAAGAGCTCCACCCTCGCGAGCATGATCGGTCACCTGAACGCCACGCAGCCGCTGCACATCGTGACCATCGAGGACCCCATCGAGTTCCTGCACGAGGATCGCAAGGCCAGCGTGAGCCAGCGCGAGGTGCAGATCGACACCGGCTCGTTCGCGGACGCGCTCCGGTCCGCCCTTCGGCAGGACCCCGACGTCATCCTCGTTGGCGAAATCCGTGATGAGGTCACGATGGACGTCGCCCTTCAGGCCGCGGAGACTGGCCACCTCGTGATGTCGACGCTGCACACTCCCGACGTCACGCGCACGATGGGCCGCGCCGTGTCGCTCGCCCCACGCCGTGCCGGCGCGAGCGAGGACATGCGAGAGCGCCTCGCGTCTTGCCTGCAGGGCATCGTCGCGCAGCGCCTCCTGCCCTCGAAGAGCGGAGACGGGCTCGTGCTCCTCGCGGAGGTGCTCGTCGCGTCGGGCACCGTGCGCGAGGCGATCCGGCGCCCCGACAACAACCCGTCCCTCCGGGAGCTCATGGAAAAGGGCGCCCACCCCTACGGCATGCAGACGTTCGACATGCACGCGCGAGAGCTCGTGGCGTCGGGGCGCATTTCTCGGGAGGCCGCGAGCGAAGCCGCGGTGTTCTGA
- a CDS encoding MBL fold metallo-hydrolase — MEVTFFGVRGSIASPGVHTAAVGGNTSTVEVLAGGRRLVLDAGTGLRELGQRLLGRGPQDLTLLLSHYHWDHIQGLPFFAPLYQPSTRLEIVGQRCGLHGVRDALEHQMTAPVFPVRLSDVQATLSPREVTPGDAFSVGDVRVRVAGGNHPGGVLAYRLDLGDVSLVYATDTEHGAAVDPELRALAEGATLLIYDAQYTVDEYAGGGGRPARVGWGHSTNVAAAQLARAAGVSALALFHHDPARDDVGVLALEAATRELFPATFAAREGMRLRLDGSGARGPAVQSAREAA; from the coding sequence ATGGAAGTCACGTTCTTCGGAGTCCGAGGGAGCATCGCTTCGCCGGGCGTACACACGGCTGCGGTGGGCGGAAACACAAGCACTGTCGAGGTCTTGGCGGGCGGTCGTCGCCTCGTGCTCGACGCCGGTACCGGGCTCCGCGAGCTCGGACAGAGGCTCCTCGGGCGGGGCCCACAGGACCTCACGCTGCTCCTCAGCCACTACCACTGGGACCATATTCAGGGGCTGCCGTTCTTCGCGCCGCTCTACCAGCCGAGCACCCGGCTCGAGATCGTCGGCCAGCGCTGCGGCCTCCATGGCGTGCGCGACGCGCTCGAGCACCAGATGACCGCGCCAGTGTTTCCGGTGCGCCTCTCCGACGTGCAGGCGACGCTGTCGCCGCGCGAGGTCACGCCCGGCGACGCGTTCTCGGTCGGCGACGTGCGCGTGCGTGTGGCTGGGGGCAACCACCCTGGCGGCGTGCTCGCGTACCGGCTCGACCTCGGCGACGTGAGCTTGGTCTACGCGACCGACACCGAGCACGGCGCGGCCGTCGACCCCGAGCTCCGCGCGCTCGCGGAGGGCGCGACGCTGCTCATCTACGATGCGCAATATACGGTCGACGAGTACGCCGGCGGCGGCGGTCGCCCCGCACGGGTGGGCTGGGGGCACTCGACCAACGTCGCGGCCGCCCAGCTCGCGCGCGCCGCGGGCGTCTCGGCGTTGGCGCTCTTTCATCACGACCCGGCGCGCGACGACGTTGGGGTCCTCGCCCTCGAGGCGGCGACACGCGAGCTCTTCCCCGCGACCTTCGCCGCGAGGGAGGGGATGCGCCTGCGGCTCGACGGCTCCGGCGCGCGTGGCCCCGCGGTCCAGAGCGCCAGGGAAGCCGCCTGA